The sequence below is a genomic window from Humulus lupulus chromosome 3, drHumLupu1.1, whole genome shotgun sequence.
CAAAACTTTGTGGACTAGCTAAATTTAATTACTTGCTtaattgctctgtttttcttttctAATTACTCTTGTTTCTAGTTGAAGAAAAATATcatctaacaataaaaaaaaacttttatggTGGGAGAATAAAAAAATGTCTTCATCTGATTTAGTGTGCTAAACAACCTTTTTGTTTATTCTAACCTTCATCGATGGTGGAATACGTTGATTTAATCAAGTGTGGGTCTTCTTCTTCAGCCCAATCATGGCTTTCTTCACACTAGGAGGAGACAAAACCTTCTCTTCAGTGACCTACAATGCCGGCGGCGACTGAGAGAGTGAACTAGGCTGAGCATTGGTCGGTTttagcggttttttcatattattaaattcAGAATTCGATTTTCGATCCAGATTGGTGCGATCCAAAAACTGACCAAccaaaccaattaaaaaaaagCTGACCGTTTTGAACTgtggtttggtcggttaaaccgaccaaaccgaagtccattttttaaaaaaaaaattccataatTTTTGAggaagttttagttaaaaaaattaaaatatttagattGTTGAAATCTATTTTTGTGCttttttaaaacatatatatatagaacatagTTATATTCACAAAtttaaaagtttgaaaacataattaaaagtccataagCATAACATAACTTACATATATTTGTAATTTCGGTTGGTTTCGGTTCAAACCGATTGCTCACACGAATTTTTCAAACCGACCGAATAATAGCGGTTTACGTCGTTAACGGTTTTTTCAGTATTCGGTttaattggttttgattttttCAGTATTCGGAAGTTCGGtgtactcaattttttttttgtttttcggattttatgctcaacCCTAGACTGAACTTTGTGTGTTGACCATTTGAGAGCATAGTGAATTTTTATTGTGTAAATATCAAATATCAGAAAAGATAAGTAGTATCAATTAAGACCCAACTATATTAGGAAATTACCCAATATAAATCACTCAATAatttttaattgtattttttattattaataatattttaataaataaaataaaatcaatttaaaaaaggaaactattaaaataaaatttatcaaacgTTAAAAGTGTATATACTTAAAAgtaaatttcaaatattttgaTACATATTCTCATATGCATTATTCATAAACTAATGATAATTTCACTTGGGAAAGTACTGTAGAAAGCATGTGGGTATGTCATTAATATTACATATGAAATTGAATTTCTCATGATGGCATTGTCGGGAAATTTTTGCATAAGAAATAGTAAAcattaacaataataataaacttataatttgatttggatttttttttaggatttatgtttgtttggaaTCTCAAATTATATTTTAGATACTGTcttttgtaaaataatttaaatagttCTTTAAATCGATTTTGGACACAGTATTTATTAGTTAAAATGATTTTGATTTtagtttaaattattaatttagtgaattatttgtaattttaatttaaaatacttAAATCAGAATCGAATTTAGagttctatttgaatcattttataaaaaTACAAATCCAAAAAATTATTAATCAAAACACAAATCCAAACATTTAACCGAAGAAAACACATGTCCacaaaagtaaaaaataaaaaacaattattTTTGTAGCAACAAATTGAAAGGAGTTGACTAAGTCTTCTAGCTTGTTTGGAAGTAGACAAGATCACACAAACACGGGAACACCAACACGCGGTGTCGCGGCCACATATGCGCTGCTGAGAACGCTGCAGCGCGCGCGCGGGGACCAGGCTTCTCATGGGTCCACCGTCCACAACCaaacaaaggaaaaaaaactaATTTTGTCACATCGTATTTTCAGCTTTGGTTCTCCTTGGACCCATAATTACTGTAAATATGCAAACAATTTTAGAAATGTTaaattacaattattatttttgttatcGAGAAAGTCACTTTTCTACAATTGCCTACTGAATGAAGTGGCAATTGAGTTGCCAGAGAGGCCTATGGAAAAACTCGAAAATTCATTGAGAACCGACTAGATTGTCTGTCTCTGATCAAACAATACAAAATTCTTTAGACTTTCACAAAATTACATTTATAGTAGATGAAAGAAAACGAAATTGTGAATTTTCCTAAGTACCCTGATCAAAAAAATCTGACAGGAGTACTACAGAACCAAAAGCAAGAAAAACAAATTGAGAAATAAGAAATTTAATGAATTAACAAATGTGAATGACCATGTTCATAATTCATAGTGACACCTGCCTCTGCATTTTCATATCTTCATAAAACCTTTCGATAAACCTCTCAGCTCGTAAATCAATCGAACCATCTTCTTCTTCGACTTCTTCTTCAGATTCTTCCTCTTCATCGTCCCCCCAATCCAACGCCCCACATTTGACTTTGACTTCTTCATCAACGGCTGGCAGAGCTTCAAGTTGCAGAGAACAATCCCCGTAGTCTCCTCCTTCGGCTGGAAAATTATTACCCAAACATCTGCAAAGAAAGAGCTTTGAACACACTCGTTCGAGGCTTATTCCATTCCCAAGCTGCTTTCTTTGGTACCCAATAAGAGGACGAGTCTTAGAAGGAGAGAACTCGTAAGCTGTAATGTACCCataattgtaatacttctgattCTGAAGAAGCTTGACCTTGAAATTCCTCAGCTTCTGTGATTTCATGAACACAACAAGCTTAGGAATAATGGGTTTTCTCATTTTCGCCACAAAGATTGAAACTTTGAGCATTTTTGAGACTTTGTGAAAGATGGGCAATCTCTTCCTAGGCATTTTTTGGTCGAGCACTGCGTTTGGGACCAAAGATTGAAGCTTTGAAAGAGAGGAACAAGCTTAATCGGTGGAGCCATGAGAGGCAGAGAGGTTTAAAAGGTAAAGGAAAGGTGAGCCAAGGAGGAGCCGAGCTGTAAAAAGGTGGGTGTGTGGTCATGGTCGGTGGCACTTTGGACTTATTATAAAACGAATTATAAGAAGCTAGCCGTTGAACCCTCGTGGGGTTCCCTTTCAAAGTTCAAGTCTTTCCCTCTAAGTTTTCAAAGTTTGGATTttgaaactcttttttttttttactagttTTTTTCAACTTTTCAAGGCCATACCTTTATAGTTCAACCTTTTTGGGGATAAATAATTTTACCTTTACTGCATGTTACGTAAGGATGTGATTTCGAGTTTTAACAGAACATGGATAAAGCACCAGCTTTTGATGCGTGAAATTGAGTGCTTAATAGGTTTTAATTGAGATAAATTTCAAAGTCAAATTCTCAAGCAGTTTGGTAGTGCTATAGCAATCAACGTCAAGAagcttattaaataataaatgaggaaTAATATTGAAGATTAGGAATTAAAAAAGTGTAGCATTAAAGTAACAATAAGTTGACAAAATTACTTGATGAGCTTCCCTATAAAATATCAAACTAGCAGACCAAATAGTAAAAATGACTATTTGGTTCAATTTTAAATCTAAGataatttccatttcaagaaaaaaaaaaaaaagcttaagataatttttaaaattgtattttgttgtaacaaaattttgttttaatattatgacaGTGGACAAGCTAAATAATTATTGTAGCAAGTCATTACTAAATATTTGGATCTGAATTCCCAGTTATGATATAAATATTGCTATAGGGGGCACCATGCTCGATAGCAAGGGATTTATTGGCTCGACTTTGACTttcaacttttattttttttttaaaaaaaacaattttaccCTAAGCTACTCTTATGAGCTTCTTTGagaataatttatttttctaataaatatttattattaattaatccAATGAGTGCTCTCAACTAGCAGCCATCAAACTCTTATGATATAAGTTCAAATTTGAAATCATTTTTATGAAATTCGGTCCAACTCAGTATTTGTGCCTAACTAAGCCAAAACTCATTTGAATTAACTTATCGATCGAAATAAATTTTGAATAGACTTATATTTGATTGTCATTATAATTCTTTAATTACTTGAAACTCGAAATCATGATATCTAagaaaaaatatatcttaaaatatgaCCTTAAATTGTTTCCTCTCCCACTCTTAAGCTCATTTTGGCAGATTTGTTAATAGGTGTTGTACTTGTAATCCTAGCACACAGTAAGTAGTGTAGCAATAAAAGATTCACTCATAGACTAGTTGGGGTAATTACAAATGTCTAGGAGAAGCAACGAGAATTCCCTAAAGCCATACACTACGCACGTAGGGCAGCTCAGAGTACTCAATCTTGTTCCCAACTAAGGTGCTACCATATTTGCTTACTTGAGAGATACTTACTCAACCATGTAAATAGGGAAAATCAGTTATAACCATTAATTCGGTTACTCGGAATTTAAatacttattattataatttggGTAACAAAATTCTCAAATTTAAAAGGATAATTAGAGTCTCATCTCCCCTCTAAAAAGATTGAGGGGC
It includes:
- the LOC133820910 gene encoding uncharacterized protein LOC133820910 — translated: MPRKRLPIFHKVSKMLKVSIFVAKMRKPIIPKLVVFMKSQKLRNFKVKLLQNQKYYNYGYITAYEFSPSKTRPLIGYQRKQLGNGISLERVCSKLFLCRCLGNNFPAEGGDYGDCSLQLEALPAVDEEVKVKCGALDWGDDEEEESEEEVEEEDGSIDLRAERFIERFYEDMKMQRQVSL